tatGTTTCATTTGTGTCACTTTCATTTAGTTTTTGTTATATAGTTTTACTATCACGTTTTATTAAATTATTAAATAAACTAAAGGTGTTAGCTTCATTTTCTGTTGGTTAGGACTATAGGGATTTGTAAATTGTCAATGGTGGTGGTAGCTGTGATCATTTCATTTAATGATTGTGATTTGTGAACCTGTTATTTCAGATGACACGGAAAAGTATGTAACTTTGCAAGTCTGGCTTTTATATGGTGAAGACCTATGTTTTTTTCATGTAATTATCTCTATTGCATATACATGCAGGTCATGAATCATGGTCAACCATGTATAAATTCTTGTAGTGATCATGAATGGATTCATGTCTCTATTAACAGTCTAGGACATAATATCATATTTCCATTGTCTTGATACATATACCAACTGTCCAGAACAACATAAAGAAGTCATTGCATCACATTAGCAACCTTAGAAATAGTGGAATGAGCACTACCATTCTGCTATTGAATCTGCCTCATGCCAGTTTAAGCATGTACTTTGCGTTTGCGTTTGGCACTTTATCATATTAATAGTATATTCTTGTTACTGCTATTTCATATAGTGTTGGATATATCTCTGTATATCACTGTAGGATTACTGACACGGCTGCTGTTGATTTGTTTGGACTAGACTAGATACAGATTGCAAAGTTGATCCAGGATCATTTGAGTTTAAGAAAAACAAATTTGGCAAACCTGAGGTAAGAGCCTAGAAGCTAATCTTTACAGTACTCGCATTTTCTGCAGCTTTTGCTATACTGATTTGCTTTTGTTTGTTGCCTTGTTTAATCAGATACTGTGGCAATCTGATGACAACAAGATGGAATGGCCTTTGCATTTCAATATTTCACACACATCTTCTTTGATTGCCTGTGGCATAACCATGGATAATCTTGTATGTTCCTTTAATTATTATTTGACTACCTAAACTAGAGAACTAGAAATGTCCATACTTCTGTTGCTGTGGAACTTCTGTAATCAATATTACTGTTTTTCATCTATCTCAGATTGGCATTGACATTGAAGAGAAGAAACGAAAGACAGCCAAGAATATTTTATCTCTTGCTCGACGTTATTTCACCCCATCTGAAGTTGATTATCTAGCTCAGATTCCGGATCCCGATGCTCAGCAAAAGGAATTCATAAAACTGTGGACTCTTAAAGTGAGTCTTTTGATGGTTCTCAAGTCGATATAACTTCCTTATTCGTTTGCTTCATGTTTTTGTATCACCATTCTTCAGACCACCAATCAGTAGTACTTTTCCCTTGCAAAGCAGAAAATTCTTAACTGAATGAGTCACCTACCACTTAAAACATACTATGACCAATTATATTGTCGTAATATGTAGAACTACGTATATCTATTTAGTGTGGTTATATTTTTCTGTTAACTTGCTAACTGTTGGATGTGAGCCATTTGGATGAGCTTTGGATGGATTAGATTAGAGTAGATATGAGGGTCGCATGGATGGCCATTTCATGAATTATTTATGGAGGATACATTTTCTCATACACCTGTGATCTAATTCATTGAAATCTCATTGGATTTCTTAGTCAATATGTCCTTCCTAATACAGAGACTTCCAAGTTGCAAGAGCAATTTACTGATACAATGCTAGTATGCTACAAAAGACGAGATGTTGCTTGCATGGCTTGTCTATCATTGATGTCTTAATTTTGTAGGAAGCATACGTAAAAGCTCTTGGAAGGGGATTTTCAGGTGCTCCTTTCAATAAGTTCTCAATCGAAATGGAAGCAAAGAACGGAATCCGAATTTCTGTGGTATGGAACTTTTCTTCCTATGTCCTCCTGTGTTATGCAATTTTTCTCCCTTTGTCCTCATGCTTGTCATCTTCCATGTGTGCTACTGCTACATGCAAAGGGACTCTCACAAACTATGTTTGCTATGCATTTGAACATAGTTTTGTCATGGCTGAAAATAGCCAGACAACAAAGCTTTGTGGGCCTTCAGGAGATTTCTACCCTTGGGCGGATATTTCTTTTACTCCTGGTCACACACTGAAAGATATCTTGTCTGGAGTCTGGGCCCTTTGTATGCTTGTCTTTCTCCTAACTGTTGGTTGATGTTGTGGAAAtttcgagagagaaaaaaatcatGTTCTTATGTGTACCAATGTTACAAACTTTACTGTTACACAGATGCAGCTTAACAAGAATCTGATTTGTCTTAATCGTTTGCACTTGCCAGGCACCAAAAGTATTCAAGGATTCTGACTCTACTTGTGACTGTTTGTCCGAGAATTGGCAATTTGCACTTGCGGAGCTAAATAGTTCTCATTACATGGCAGTTTGTGTAGGGGATGACTCAAGAAGTTCAGGtttgtagttcaaaattttCAGTTTGCAGAAAAACTGTCTGTTATCCTGTTCTGTGAGTGACTTATTGCTGGTGCATGTTGCAGAATCTGGGAATGGTCGGCTACCTCTAGGATTGAAAGTATGGAAGACTGTTCCCTTCCTAGAAGATACACTTGTTTCTGGAACAGAAGCTTTGACTCGTATCGTTTGAGTATGTGAGAGTCTGGTATTGGCCTTATGATTTCACCAGATGACAATGCGATACAATGAATTCATATTTTGAAGAAGTATGCAGGGCAACTCTCAACATTCTTCAAGCATTGATTAGCTGATTGCAGACATCATGCATTAGCGGGGACTTGGGAAATACAATTTTCATAGTCCATATTCAGATTATGACTGTTATTAGCTGTAGCCTACCACGACAAACTGTTTCGGAAGGAATAAACTGTTTGTACTGTTGCAGAATTATGTATCATTTGAAAAGATACTAGTAACATGTATAGGCTTCTATAAGTAACATTGGAAATAGATCTTGTAGTATTTCATTGCATTGATCCAAAGTTGGATATGTTGTCTGTCATACAGTCTTAGTTGTCCGAATATGCTAATTTGGAATAGAATTTGATGTGTCGCTTAAAGAACCAGCTCTTTTGATTGCAAACCGGAAGGGCTCTGTGGCCAATCCCAATGGGGTGTTTCAGATTTATGTTCGCAAGGCACCTATGCAAAGATTACATATATATAACATGAATGAAGCCCAATGGCTAAAACGGAGGATGGagtaatttcaaaaaaattattggAGAGTGTCCAGAtgatttcatctagatgaaactaaGTTACTCTTAGCTTACAGTCCGTCATCATCTTTTATCATGTGACAGCTTATTAATTTAAAATGAAACTCCCATTGGGAGTAGCCCAAGAGGCAACATAGCAGCTCTGCAAGTAGTCACCTGATCCTTCTGATTCTTGGCTCGTCCAGCCCTATGACCGCCAAGATGGAGTTCCAATTTCATATCCTATGCAGACCAGCTCTTCAATGGCGTATGTTTGGGAGTAACTTTGTCAGAAAACCATCAGCAAGCAGACAACCATGAGATCAAAATCGTAGAATGAATATGGTACATCGTCGATCACGGATAGGATCAGAGCAGCCAATTAACAGGGTGTTTGGATCCCAGTAGTGCTAATGCCTcaaagtgctaaagtttagcatttTTCTATCCAAACTTGAGTGCTAATAGGGTGGGCTAAACTTTAACCAAGACAAAAATTTTAGAAAAGGTATAAGTGCTAATATgtgtgctaaaatttagcactcaATTTTAGCCCATCCAAATAGACTAATACCTATAAGCACGGTGTCTCGCACATGCTACATACTGAATTGCTGACTGCAAGTCCGGCAAAAGATTCTCTCATAGTTGACGATACTTATAACCGGAAGAACGCGAGCAAGCTAAGTCATCTCAAGATTTACAGGTCCAGTCCTTTTGACGCGTTCATTTCATTTATAAGGGTAGAATAATGTGCAAGCTGCTTGTATTCATGGTGGACGTTTAGATTTCCCTATTACTAGCTTGTTTGGATGGGTTAATGTCGAGTGTAAGTTTAGCATAACATATTAGCACTGTAGTTTTTTGCTAAAATTTTTGAATCTTGATTAAAGTTTAGTCCACCCTATTAGTAGTTCTATTTGGATGGACTAGACGActagtgctaaattttagcacttTTGGGCATTAGCTGCAACATCTTGTTGACGGGCAAAATTGGCAGGCcaaaggccgaccggtctgccCAGTTCTAATCCGGGTAGGAGTTGTTTTAttaatgaaatttttatgtaatcCGACTTGGagaaggggtacgacttccccgacctataaatataaaggctaaggccgattaaggtattcccaatcgaatcgaATCAATTTACATCTATTTTTTGTTCCTTTCAAACTCTagcttttccaaaccctaattcTGTTCTTCCTgcgtctcgacggcgtttgaaggcattctgagtggcctgccgatctcagagcaaccctatctgtgcaagctccgatggggtccctcccgagctcgagtTTCTAGGCTCGTTGCGGTTCTCtgcacccgaccggtcagaccggtcggcgcaaccggtcagaccggttcacccAAGGCATCACTGGTGTTGATCGTTCTGACGATCGTTCGCGCATTCTagtgcattcgagtgtgttggcgcaattctgtgtcaacacatctACGGAGAAACTGATGATGAACCTGCATTGTCCTGCATGGTCACGTGGCTACCGGCGTTTCAGATTACCGAAAGCACGTGATATAAAAGTTAAAGATGTCGAGCTGTCTCCAGCCACAGAATTTGAGAGAGACCGTACATTAGGGTGGGGTACGCCGCATCTCCCGATCGAGATCGATCTAGCTTCCTCATGAACCACACACATGCATGTATATGTGTCAGTGCGGCCAAATTAAACGGGGACATTAattctttctttttatttttaaaatttactAGCATAGTATCCGTTGCTACGGTTAATATAATAAATTTACATAATATCATTAACTTTGTGCTCGTTCTCCGTGTACAGGCTATGTTGGGATCATGCGAGACATTGATTATCCGAGATTCGGATTGATTTTTCTAGGATCCGATTATGATTCTCATTGGTTTATCCAGATTCCAATTAGAATTTCAATTTATGAAATGCTAGTCCAACTTGCATATGAGATGAACTAAGGTCCACATGTCAATTACACAAGACAGACGAAACTAAAAATTTAGATGAAAATCTTACTTGCTTTAGTAATAACTATAGATAATAACGCCTTAGCGGGATCTTCCTACTTTTTACAAGTAGCACGTGTATTTGTTTTTCCAAAAGACCacgcactctctttcatttagATGTATGCACAAACATTATTGTTTCTCTGTTAGTGCAAATTAAAGGTTCTGATCGACGTTGTTTTTTTCTTCCGATCGATATTGACTATTGAGTACGTTATCTGGTCCTGTTCTTCGCACGTGATTCGATCCTCGTAGAGTGCATGTTTATTTCTTCCATGCACGAGTTTTGACAAATCAAGTCatgacgcaatcaaccggccaGCTGAACGGTAATGGTGGCGACGCTAGCTAGCTGTCGGTCTACATCTCACGACGACAGGACTGCATGCGTGCACAGTGAGGTGTAGTACCGGCCATATCAACCAGACGTTACGATGCATCCGAGATCAATGGCAACCCGGCCTTGACGTCATTTTCAGTACCTCATTTTAGTGGATGCGTATGGTGATCATCATTTGGATTACCACACTTAGAACCTGCTATTCATGTACACAAAAGGAAATTAATTAAATCAGCAGTGACATGCATGGAGGTCAAGATCGACAAGGAGAGCTAGTAGACACGGACTGCTGGCTGGCCAGTCTTTCCATCACCTTCGACTTCCCCAATAGCACGCCAAGGAAAGTGAggcccactactacagaaagtgCATGTAGTACCGGTTTGGaagaggcttttgtcccggttttccaaccgggacagCCAATCCGGGATAAATGTGTCAAGTCTTTTGTCCCGATAGCTATtgaaccgggacaaatgtatttttaataaaaaaatcagcctccgcccgcccgccactGTCCCCGCTGTCGCTCACCGAATCTGgccccgtccccgccgccgctcgtcggaCCTAGCCGCGCCGCCCACCAGGGCCTGGCCAGGCCATCCACGCCGCTAGCATCCCTTCCCATTCCCCTCACATCCCCACCAGGAGTGTGGGCAAATCATTTGAAGAATGAATCACCAAATATTGAATCGACCGATACAAAATCATGCAAAATCAATAGATCCCCCAAATCATTCAAAGAATCCATTAAAAGATAGATACAATCAATACAATCCATCTCTATTTCAAAAAATCAGAAAAGTAAGGAAAAAATCAACGCAGCagaggtcggcggcggcacgctccacgctccgggcggcggcgacccgcgAGCTCCGCGGCTGCTAGCAGCCGGCGCgctccgtggcggcggcggcggccggcctgcGCTGCTCGTGCGCCGGCGGTGGCTCGCCAGTCCACCTAGTCCCCGCCGGTGCCGGGGCGTGGCTCGCCGGCCTGCGCCCGAGCTGCGGCAGCGGCTCGCCAGACCCCTGCACGCGGCTCGCCGGACCCCTGCTGTGCGCAGCTCGCTGGACTGCGCCTGTgcgcggaggagggaggaagatgaggaAGGGATCGGAGGGAAGAGAGGAGAAAGTGataagggagagggagagagaggcgtTGGGGAGCTGCAGATAAAATAAATGAGAGGTGTCGGAG
The Panicum virgatum strain AP13 chromosome 6N, P.virgatum_v5, whole genome shotgun sequence genome window above contains:
- the LOC120679071 gene encoding 4'-phosphopantetheinyl transferase HetI-like isoform X3, with product MRHRLLRRAMPLPPPTPPAPRTPGIAGGRLFSSLPPPPPPLQSRREVHVWYLLPDELNDASQLKMYMDLLSPSERKNALSMNTEKLQKDTDCKVDPGSFEFKKNKFGKPEILWQSDDNKMEWPLHFNISHTSSLIACGITMDNLIGIDIEEKKRKTAKNILSLARRYFTPSEVDYLAQIPDPDAQQKEFIKLWTLKEAYVKALGRGFSGAPFNKFSIEMEAKNGIRISVAPKVFKDSDSTCDCLSENWQFALAELNSSHYMAVCVGDDSRSSESGNGRLPLGLKVWKTVPFLEDTLVSGTEALTRIV
- the LOC120679071 gene encoding L-aminoadipate-semialdehyde dehydrogenase-phosphopantetheinyl transferase-like isoform X5 — translated: MRHRLLRRAMPLPPPTPPAPRTPGIAGGRLFSSLPPPPPPLQSRRLDTDCKVDPGSFEFKKNKFGKPEILWQSDDNKMEWPLHFNISHTSSLIACGITMDNLIGIDIEEKKRKTAKNILSLARRYFTPSEVDYLAQIPDPDAQQKEFIKLWTLKEAYVKALGRGFSGAPFNKFSIEMEAKNGIRISVAPKVFKDSDSTCDCLSENWQFALAELNSSHYMAVCVGDDSRSSESGNGRLPLGLKVWKTVPFLEDTLVSGTEALTRIV
- the LOC120679071 gene encoding 4'-phosphopantetheinyl transferase HetI-like isoform X4, producing the protein MRHRLLRRAMPLPPPTPPAPRTPGIAGGRLFSSLPPPPPPLQSRREVHVWYLLPDELNDASQLKMYMDLLSPSERKNALSMNTEKLQKDCKVDPGSFEFKKNKFGKPEILWQSDDNKMEWPLHFNISHTSSLIACGITMDNLIGIDIEEKKRKTAKNILSLARRYFTPSEVDYLAQIPDPDAQQKEFIKLWTLKEAYVKALGRGFSGAPFNKFSIEMEAKNGIRISVAPKVFKDSDSTCDCLSENWQFALAELNSSHYMAVCVGDDSRSSESGNGRLPLGLKVWKTVPFLEDTLVSGTEALTRIV
- the LOC120679071 gene encoding 4'-phosphopantetheinyl transferase HetI-like isoform X2, translated to MRHRLLRRAMPLPPPTPPAPRTPGIAGGRLFSSLPPPPPPLQSRREVHVWYLLPDELNDASQLKMYMDLLSPSERKNALSMNTEKLQKGAVLSRALVRTTLSRYCKVDPGSFEFKKNKFGKPEILWQSDDNKMEWPLHFNISHTSSLIACGITMDNLIGIDIEEKKRKTAKNILSLARRYFTPSEVDYLAQIPDPDAQQKEFIKLWTLKEAYVKALGRGFSGAPFNKFSIEMEAKNGIRISVAPKVFKDSDSTCDCLSENWQFALAELNSSHYMAVCVGDDSRSSESGNGRLPLGLKVWKTVPFLEDTLVSGTEALTRIV
- the LOC120679071 gene encoding 4'-phosphopantetheinyl transferase HetI-like isoform X1, with the translated sequence MRHRLLRRAMPLPPPTPPAPRTPGIAGGRLFSSLPPPPPPLQSRREVHVWYLLPDELNDASQLKMYMDLLSPSERKNALSMNTEKLQKGAVLSRALVRTTLSRYTDCKVDPGSFEFKKNKFGKPEILWQSDDNKMEWPLHFNISHTSSLIACGITMDNLIGIDIEEKKRKTAKNILSLARRYFTPSEVDYLAQIPDPDAQQKEFIKLWTLKEAYVKALGRGFSGAPFNKFSIEMEAKNGIRISVAPKVFKDSDSTCDCLSENWQFALAELNSSHYMAVCVGDDSRSSESGNGRLPLGLKVWKTVPFLEDTLVSGTEALTRIV